A DNA window from Arachis duranensis cultivar V14167 chromosome 3, aradu.V14167.gnm2.J7QH, whole genome shotgun sequence contains the following coding sequences:
- the LOC107480891 gene encoding uncharacterized protein LOC107480891: MGKNQAYKAMQRARLGGASAGPDEIEDGMVDGSFHSPEWHAARLASLNTSHTITWEEFKKKQKEEEMRKGELEADADRMMREYRAQLDAERARKLSQGRNHSGSKSKLKVKKDKISKKHSSRKRKHSRRSSSSSSSSSSSYSSSSDEERGSRRSKSRSKRSKKEKKAKSRTKDSGTDDEDGGPVRLSKFFGNVKS, translated from the exons ATGGGGAAGAATCAAGCCTACAAAGCTATGCAGAGGGCCAGGCTCGGCGGCGCCTCCGCCGGCCCCGACGAGATTGAAGACGGCATG GTGGATGGTTCATTTCATTCACCAGAGTGGCATGCTGCTCGTTTGGCTAGCCTTAACACTTCTCACACAATTACCTGGGAGGAGTTCAAAAAGAAACAGAAG gaagaagaaatgagaaaaGGGGAGTTGGAAGCAGATGCAGATAGGATGATGAGAGAGTACAGAGCTCAACTAGATGCTGAAAGGGCCCGCAAACTTTCCCAAGGAAGGAACCATTCTGGTAGTAAGTCCAAACTCAAAG TTAAGAAGGACAAAATTTCAAAGAAGCACAGCAGCAGAAAGCGAAAG CATTCAAGAAGATCTTCATCTAGCTCCTCTTCATCATCCTCCTCATATTCTTCCAGTAGCGATGAAGAAAGAGGGTCAAGAAGATCCAAGTCCAGGTCCAAGAGatcaaagaaggaaaagaaggcAAAGTCAAGAACAAAGGATTCTGGAACTGATGATGAAGATGGTGGCCCAGTTCgcctttcaaaattttttgggaATGTCAAGAGTTGA
- the LOC107480890 gene encoding mitogen-activated protein kinase homolog D5 produces MEGGAAPPADAVMSDAAPPPQDHQQQHQQPAAPTGVENIPATLSHGGRFIQYNIFGNIFEVTAKYKPPIMPIGKGAYGIVCSALNSETNEHVAIKKIANAFDNKIDAKRTLREIKLLRHMDHENVVAIRDIVPPPQREAFNDVYIAYELMDTDLHQIIRSNQALSEEHCQYFLYQILRGLKYIHSANVLHRDLKPSNLLLNANCDLKICDFGLASVGCIFMELMDRKPLFPGRDHVHQLRLLMELIGTPSEADLGFLNENAKRYIRQLPLYRRQSFQEKFPQVHPAAIDLVEKMLTFDPRQRITVEDALAHPYLTSLHDISDEPVCMTPFNFDFEQHALTEEQMKELIYREALAFNPEYQ; encoded by the exons ATGGAAGGAGGAGCTGCCCCACCTGCTGACGCTGTCATGTCCGACGCGGCGCCTCCGCCGCAGGACCATCAACAGCAGCACCAGCAGCCGGCAGCGCCCACGGGTGTGGAGAATATTCCGGCGACGCTGAGCCACGGCGGTAGGTTCATCCAATACAACATATTTGGGAACATATTCGAAGTCACCGCCAAATACAAACCCCCCATTATGCCCATCGGGAAAGGCGCTTATGGCATCGTTTG TTCCGCTCTAAATTCGGAGACGAATGAGCATGTTGCCATTAAGAAGATTGCCAATGCATTTGACAACAAGATTGACGCCAAGAGGACCCTCCGTGAAATCAAGCTGCTTCGTCACATGGATCATGAAAAC GTTGTTGCAATAAGGGATATAGTGCCACCACCTCAGAGGGAGGCATTCAATGATGTTTACATTGCCTATGAGTTGATGGACACTGATCTTCACCAAATCATTCGCTCAAATCAAGCATTGTCAGAGGAGCACTGTCAG TACTTTCTGTATCAAATCCTCCGTGGTTTGAAGTACATACATTCAGCAAATGTTTTGCATAGGGACTTGAAACCTAGCAACCTTCTCCTGAATGCCAACTGCGACTTAAAAATTTGTGATTTTGGACTGGCGTCAGTTGGTTGTATCTTCATGGAACTGATGGATCGAAAACCATTGTTCCCTGGCAGAGATCACGTGCATCAACTGCGTCTACTTATGGAG CTCATTGGCACCCCATCAGAAGCTGATTTGGGATTTCTGAATGAAAATGCTAAGAGATACATTAGGCAACTCCCTCTTTACCGACGCCAATCTTTCCAAGAAAAGTTTCCTCAGGTCCATCCTGCAGCCATTGATCTTGTTGAAAAGATGTTGACCTTTGATCCTCGACAAAGGATTACTG TTGAAGATGCACTGGCACACCCGTACCTGACATCGCTGCATGACATAAGTGATGAACCGGTGTGCATGACCCCCTTCAACTTTGATTTTGAGCAGCATGCTTTGACAGAGGAGCAGATGAAAGAACTGATATACAGAGAGGCTCTAGCATTTAACCCTGAATATCAGTAA